Proteins co-encoded in one Arachis hypogaea cultivar Tifrunner chromosome 13, arahy.Tifrunner.gnm2.J5K5, whole genome shotgun sequence genomic window:
- the LOC112732896 gene encoding small ribosomal subunit protein uS13c-like isoform X2 produces MRSQTSIGLVNHVGSRSQPSLPLCRHSLNFMVCLHRKKKNNSSMAQTLAMPIAPSLALISNPRPLSRAIYFPVLNPPKVRELSIECTRVGGVEILNNKRIEFSLQYIHGVERSRARKILCDISMDNKVTKDLSEEELITLRDEVSKYVIEGDLRRFNALNIKRLKEIQYYRG; encoded by the exons ATGCGCTCACAAACGTCAATAGGCTTGGTGAATCATGTTGGGTCGAGGTCTCAACCATCGCTCCCCTTGTGTAGGCATTCCCTCAATTTCATGGTTTGTCTG catagaaagaagaagaacaactcgAGCATGGCACAAACGCTAGCGATGCCCATAGCTCCCTCTCTCGCCCTAATCTCAAACCCTAGACCTCTTTCCAGAGCCATCTATTTCCCTGTTCTCAACCCTCCCAAG GTGAGAGAGTTAAGCATAGAGTGCACTCGAGTTGGCGGAGTAGAGATTCTGAACAACAAGAGAATCGAGTTCTCGCTACAGTACATCCATGGAGTCGAAAGGAGCAGAGCTCGCAAGATTCTCTGCGATATAAGCATGGACAACAAGGTCACTAAGGATCTCAGTGAAGAGGAACTCATCACTCTTAGAGATGAAGTCTCCAAATACGTCATTGAAGGCGATTTG AGGAGGTTTAATGCGCTAAATATAAAGAGATTGAAGGAGATTCAATATTACAGAGGATAG
- the LOC112732896 gene encoding small ribosomal subunit protein uS13c-like isoform X4: MRSQTSIGLVNHVGSRSQPSLPLCRHSLNFMHRKKKNNSSMAQTLAMPIAPSLALISNPRPLSRAIYFPVLNPPKVRELSIECTRVGGVEILNNKRIEFSLQYIHGVERSRARKILCDISMDNKVTKDLSEEELITLRDEVSKYVIEGDLRRFNALNIKRLKEIQYYRG, from the exons ATGCGCTCACAAACGTCAATAGGCTTGGTGAATCATGTTGGGTCGAGGTCTCAACCATCGCTCCCCTTGTGTAGGCATTCCCTCAATTTCATG catagaaagaagaagaacaactcgAGCATGGCACAAACGCTAGCGATGCCCATAGCTCCCTCTCTCGCCCTAATCTCAAACCCTAGACCTCTTTCCAGAGCCATCTATTTCCCTGTTCTCAACCCTCCCAAG GTGAGAGAGTTAAGCATAGAGTGCACTCGAGTTGGCGGAGTAGAGATTCTGAACAACAAGAGAATCGAGTTCTCGCTACAGTACATCCATGGAGTCGAAAGGAGCAGAGCTCGCAAGATTCTCTGCGATATAAGCATGGACAACAAGGTCACTAAGGATCTCAGTGAAGAGGAACTCATCACTCTTAGAGATGAAGTCTCCAAATACGTCATTGAAGGCGATTTG AGGAGGTTTAATGCGCTAAATATAAAGAGATTGAAGGAGATTCAATATTACAGAGGATAG
- the LOC112732897 gene encoding uncharacterized protein gives MDDDLFLMVRSDVCSGGGGTTRCKIQATVRKTMIYRFKQLLSEGRVYVMKLFSVVPNQGSYRATRHQFKLIFQFRTTVRDAICDFIPKFALTISPFTVLLKTKEDSDFLVGRVGLQNVMFASNLGFNLDIPEVASFRKISIPHGVSASQPIGIAGTFVVLAKIAEIVEDGPWWYSACVCGRVVNLRPVFTCIFKKSRFRVKVLVEDSTGVSIFVLFDREASYLLNKTCVQLFEQHLKDVDVVFGTQSLLIFQEIVGKTMLFKVLSRPVGMEKFKGTYPVRRVCDDAAILGMFKLSGSDLSPEKAGFVLKGEGSFGEPSKVTKSPNLGLTPSNCSELFAGLPQCTQKESNVVDLVTDEDAKCAIVSASNVASIEDPVSHISGSILPAVVWEKQFSQRIKVNIMSFSFGLISTIYDHL, from the exons ATGGATGATGATTTGTTTTTGATGGTCCGCTCTGATGTTTGCAGTGGCGGCGGTGGCACTACTAG GTGCAAGATACAAGCTACTGTTCGGAAGACTATGATTTACAGGTTCAAACAACTTCTCTCCGAGGGTCGAGTTTATGTCATGAAGCTCTTCTCTGTTGTGCCAAACCAAGGATCTTATAGGGCCACTAGGCATCAGTTTAAGTTGATTTTCCAATTCAGGACCACTGTTAGGGATGCTATCTGCGATTTTATTCCAAAATTTGCTCTTACAATCTCTCCATTCACTGTACTTTTGAAAACCAAAGAGGATTCCGATTTCTTAGTTG gtaGAGTTGGACTTCAGAATGTTATGTTTGCATCAAATCTTGGATTTAATCTTGACATCCCAGAGGTGGCATCTTTTCGGAAAAT TTCTATTCCACATGGAGTTAGTGCATCCCAACCCATTGgcatt GCTGGAACTTTTGTTGTACTAGCCAAGATAGCTGAAATAGTTGAGGATGGTCCTTGGTGGtactctgcttgtgtgtgtgGCAGAG TTGTTAACCTTAGGCCAGTATTTACGTGCATCTTTAAAAAATCTAGGTTTAGAGTAAAGGTGTTGGTTGAGGATTCCACTGGTGTTTCTATTTTTGTCCTCTTTGATCGTGAGGCAAGTTACCTACTGAATAAGACTTGTGTCCAGTTGTTTGAACAACATCTTAAGGATGTTGAT GTTGTGTTTGGCACACAGTCTCTTCTTATATTCCAAGAAATTGTTGGAAAAACTATGCTGTTCAAGGTTCTTAGTAGGCCTGTTGGGATGGAGAAATTCAAAGGGACATATCCAGTGAGGCGTGTTTGTGATGATGCTGCAATACTTGGAATGTTTAAGCTCTCTGGTTCAGATTTGAGTCCTGAAAAG GCTGGGTTTGTACTAAAAGGAGAGGGATCATTTGGGGAACCCTCTAAGGTTACCAAATCACCGAATTTGGGATTGACTCCTTCCAACTGCTCTGAGCTCTTTGCTGGTTTGCCTCAATGTACCCAAAAGGAATCAAATGTTGTTGACTTGGTTACTGATGAAGATGCTAAG TGTGCTATTGTTTCGGCTtcaaatgtggcttctattgaAGACCCTGTTTCACATATTTCTGGTTCAATATTACCTGCC GTGGTTTGGGAGAAGCAGTTCTCTCAAAGAATTAAGGTAAATATTATGTCTTTTTCCTTTGGTCTTATATCAACTATATATGATCATTTGTAA
- the LOC112732896 gene encoding small ribosomal subunit protein uS13c-like isoform X3, with protein sequence MRSQTSIGLVNHVGSRSQPSLPLCRHSLNFMQHRKKKNNSSMAQTLAMPIAPSLALISNPRPLSRAIYFPVLNPPKVRELSIECTRVGGVEILNNKRIEFSLQYIHGVERSRARKILCDISMDNKVTKDLSEEELITLRDEVSKYVIEGDLRRFNALNIKRLKEIQYYRG encoded by the exons ATGCGCTCACAAACGTCAATAGGCTTGGTGAATCATGTTGGGTCGAGGTCTCAACCATCGCTCCCCTTGTGTAGGCATTCCCTCAATTTCATG cagcatagaaagaagaagaacaactcgAGCATGGCACAAACGCTAGCGATGCCCATAGCTCCCTCTCTCGCCCTAATCTCAAACCCTAGACCTCTTTCCAGAGCCATCTATTTCCCTGTTCTCAACCCTCCCAAG GTGAGAGAGTTAAGCATAGAGTGCACTCGAGTTGGCGGAGTAGAGATTCTGAACAACAAGAGAATCGAGTTCTCGCTACAGTACATCCATGGAGTCGAAAGGAGCAGAGCTCGCAAGATTCTCTGCGATATAAGCATGGACAACAAGGTCACTAAGGATCTCAGTGAAGAGGAACTCATCACTCTTAGAGATGAAGTCTCCAAATACGTCATTGAAGGCGATTTG AGGAGGTTTAATGCGCTAAATATAAAGAGATTGAAGGAGATTCAATATTACAGAGGATAG
- the LOC112732896 gene encoding small ribosomal subunit protein uS13c-like isoform X1 — protein MRSQTSIGLVNHVGSRSQPSLPLCRHSLNFMVCLQHRKKKNNSSMAQTLAMPIAPSLALISNPRPLSRAIYFPVLNPPKVRELSIECTRVGGVEILNNKRIEFSLQYIHGVERSRARKILCDISMDNKVTKDLSEEELITLRDEVSKYVIEGDLRRFNALNIKRLKEIQYYRG, from the exons ATGCGCTCACAAACGTCAATAGGCTTGGTGAATCATGTTGGGTCGAGGTCTCAACCATCGCTCCCCTTGTGTAGGCATTCCCTCAATTTCATGGTTTGTCTG cagcatagaaagaagaagaacaactcgAGCATGGCACAAACGCTAGCGATGCCCATAGCTCCCTCTCTCGCCCTAATCTCAAACCCTAGACCTCTTTCCAGAGCCATCTATTTCCCTGTTCTCAACCCTCCCAAG GTGAGAGAGTTAAGCATAGAGTGCACTCGAGTTGGCGGAGTAGAGATTCTGAACAACAAGAGAATCGAGTTCTCGCTACAGTACATCCATGGAGTCGAAAGGAGCAGAGCTCGCAAGATTCTCTGCGATATAAGCATGGACAACAAGGTCACTAAGGATCTCAGTGAAGAGGAACTCATCACTCTTAGAGATGAAGTCTCCAAATACGTCATTGAAGGCGATTTG AGGAGGTTTAATGCGCTAAATATAAAGAGATTGAAGGAGATTCAATATTACAGAGGATAG